The proteins below come from a single Mercenaria mercenaria strain notata chromosome 3, MADL_Memer_1, whole genome shotgun sequence genomic window:
- the LOC123525501 gene encoding dnaJ homolog subfamily B member 5-like → MGKDYYKILGVPRTANESEIKKGYRKMALKYHPDKNKSPNAEEKFKEISEAYDVLSDKSKKEIYDKYGEEGLKAGSGGGGGGSAPGGFHYTYQGDPRETFKMFFGDEDPFANFFSFGSGPGGQGFRTTHFGHGGGQQSMETDDDPFGNFGFGGGMPSHGMPRRKQQDSAVVRDLQVSLEDIYKGTAKKLKITRKVLNSDGRSTRTEDKILTIDVKPGWKAGTKITFPKEGDQTPNNVPADIVFVIKDKPHPMFTRDGSDIRYKASISLKQALCGTTLQVPTIDGRKIPLRLNEVIKPGMLKRIQGEGLPQPKQSARRGDLIVEFDIRFPSKMTSSAKEILSDCLPDS, encoded by the exons ATGGGAaaggattattacaaaattttaGGCGTTCCAAGGACTGCAAATGAGAGTGAGATAAAAAAGGGGTACAGAAAGATGGCTTTAAAATACCACCCTGACAAGAACAAATCTCCAAATGCAGAGgaaaagtttaaagaaatatcGGAAGCATATGACGTGCTAAGtgacaaaagtaaaaaagaaatttatgacAAGTATGGTGAAGAGGGGCTGAAGGCAGGCTcaggtggtgggggtgggggtagtGCCCCAGGTGGATTTCATTATACTTACCAGGGAGATCCAAGAGagacatttaaaatgttttttggaGACGAAGATCCATTTGCAAATTTCTTTAGTTTTGGTTCTGGACCAGGTGGACAGGGTTTCAGAACTACACATTTTGGACATGGTGGAGGACAGCAATCTATGGAAACTGATGATGATCCTTTTGGAAATTTCGGTTTCGGTGGTGGAATGCCCAGTCATGGTATGCCACGTAGGAAACAGCAAGACAGTGCTGTTGTTAGGGACTTGCAAGTATCTTTAGAAGATATTTATAAAGGAACTGCAAAGAAACTGAAAATTACCAGAAAAGTGTTAAATTCTGATGGACGCTCAACAAGAACTGAAGACAAAATTCTTACAATTGATGTTAAACCTGGTTGGAAAGCAGGAACCAAAATTACATTTCCAAAGGAAGGTGATCAGACACCAAATAACGTGCCTGCAGATATAGTGTTTGTGATAAAAGACAAGCCCCATCCGATGTTTACCAGAGATGGCAGTGACATTAGATACAAAGCTTCAATTTCATTAAAACAG GCTCTATGTGGAACTACACTTCAAGTGCCAACAATTGATGGACGTAAAATACCTCTTCGTCTCAATGAAGTTATCAAACCTGGAATGCTTAAAAGAATACAGGGTGAAGGACTACCGCAACCAAAACAGTCAGCCAGAAGAGGAGATCTAATAGTGGAATTTGACATTAGATTCCCAAGTAAAATGACATCTAGTGCTAAGGAAATTCTTTCGGACTGCTTACCAGACTCTTAG
- the LOC123525502 gene encoding ribosome production factor 1-like, with protein MTIFVYSFNIVFKYGIESLQAYPLKMASTSKSTMSTESSIPKPNISQIKNKQMRQELYRKMKQEKRKEKLKEKKRKMKEAKETGVEVPKQTPKTIENMRVPDETMVNQEDEEVQLDEAQDEMSSYFNRETTPKILLTTCDRPGPRTNKFCKELKKLIPNTELLYRRGLDLKKIIPQALSRNFTDLIVVNEDRKIPNGLVISHLPDGPTAHFKVSNVKLTTEIKNAGKLSSHQPEVILNNFNTRLGTTVGRMLASVFPHDPAFEGRRAVTFHNQRDFIFVRHHRYVFRNAKRVGLQELGPRFTMKLRTLQKGSFDSKFGEYEFIHKRHEMDTSRRKFFL; from the exons atgacaatatttgTGTACTCTTTCAATATTGTCTTTAAGTACGGGATAGAAAGTTTACAAGCTTATCCCTTAAAAATGGCTTCCACATCGAAAAGCACGATGTCAACTGAATCTTCGATTCCTAAACCAAACATATCTCAGATAAAGAACAAACAAATGCGGCAAGAACTGTACCGGAAGATGAAGCAAGAAAAGAGAAAG gaaaaactTAAAGagaagaaaaggaaaatgaaagaAGCAAAAGAAACTGGAGTAGAG GTTCCAAAACAGACCCCAAAGACAATTGAGAACATGAGAGTGCCAGATGAGACAATGGTAAACCAAGAAGATGAAGAG GTTCAGCTAGACGAGGCCCAGGATGAAATGTCGTCATATTTCAACAGGGAGACTACACCCAAAATTCTACTCACAACTTGTGATAGACCAGGGCCG AGAACCAATAAATTCTGCAAAGAATTGAAGAAGTTGATACCAAACACAGAGTTGTTATACAGACGAGGTCTAGACCTGAAGAAAATCATACCACAGGCATTGTCTAGAAACTTTACAGATCTTATAGTGGTCAATGAAGACAGAAAAATACCTA ATGGCCTTGTGATATCTCATCTACCAGATGGACCCACAGCACACTTCAAGGTATCAAATGTAAAGTTAACTACAGAGATAAAg AATGCAGGTAAACTATCTAGTCATCAACCAGAGGTCATACTTAACAACTTTAATACTCGTCTTGGAACTACAGTTGGTAGAATGTTGGCATCAGTGTTTCCACATGACCCTGCATTTGAAGGTCGTCGTGCTGTAACTTTCCACAACCAGAGAGATTTTATCTTCGTTAGACACCATAG ATATGTATTCCGTAATGCAAAGCGAGTTGGCTTACAGGAACTAGGACCAAGGTTTACTATGAAACTACGAACATTACAGAAAGGAAGCTTTGATTCAAAGTTTGGAGAGTATGAGTTTATACACAAG CGCCATGAAATGGATACAAGTAGACGAAAGTTCTTCCTTTAG